Proteins from one Sarcophilus harrisii chromosome 2, mSarHar1.11, whole genome shotgun sequence genomic window:
- the LOC116421025 gene encoding collagen alpha-1(III) chain-like, protein MLSALLNLAKIIFPELTTPQKREPGLVEELPVPPSTAQHRPRGTGSGRRPPAPPAPRGPNGGGALVNQRERDGVPLPVNPGSFGVKCGFRTAPGRRKGGGAGGWGGQRGSQELQRDPGRTPSRRPRPAVTPHPRGDARQRRRVGDRHSPGQPCPNAREAARKSREDGGGVTVNSSRSWRGWVEGADTGSGRGSRSHSDSGSGSRSQAAATAASFIFAAAAATCQRERRKKRRASLAGLGRNSRAAWSPSSPPPPPPPSPSPSGPDGEGREGGGRLGKRQEVEGNTL, encoded by the exons AACTCACCACCCCACAAAAGCGGGAGCCGGGGCTGGTCGAGGAGCTCCCGGTCCCCCCATCCACAGCCCAGCATCGGCCCCGGGGGACAGGGTCGGGCCGCCGCCCTCCTGCTCCTCCGGCTCCCCGAGGACCCAATGGGGGAGGGGCGCTCGTTA ACCAAAGGGAGAGGGATGGGGTCCCTTTGCCGGTTAACCCGGGGAGCTTCGGGGTCAAATGCGGCTTCCGAACGGCCccgggaagaagaaaaggaggtggGGCGGGGGGGTGGGGTGGACAGAGAGGGTCCCAGGAGCTGCAGCGGGACCCGGGGAGGACCCCCTCCCGCAGGCCTCGCCCAGCCGTAACTCCCCACCCTCGGGGGGACGCTCGCCAGCGGCGGCGGGTCGGGGACCGGCACAGCCCCGGCCAGCCCTGCCCGAACGCGCGGGAGGCTGCCAGAAAGAGCCGAGAAGACGGAGGAGGCGTTACCGTGAACAGCTCCCGGAGCTGGCGGGGCTGGGTGGAAGGAGCCGACACCGGCTCCGGCCGCGGCTCCAGGTCGCACTCCGACTCGGGCTCCGGCTCCCGCTCCCAAGCGGCAGCGACGGCCGCGTCCTTTATTTTTGCTGCAGCAGCGGCGACTTGTCAAAGGGAAAGACGTAAGAAGCGGCGGGCGAGTCTCGCGGGACTTGGACGGAACTCTCGCGCAGCCTGGAGCCCTAGctcgcctccccctccccctccccccagccccagTCCTTCGGGTCcagatggggaggggagggaaggaggtggaAGGCTGGGGAAAAGGCAGGAGGTAGAAGG